The Euzebyales bacterium genome has a segment encoding these proteins:
- the murD gene encoding UDP-N-acetylmuramoyl-L-alanine--D-glutamate ligase yields the protein MSGAVGGIRILVAGLGVSGIAAARAAVAGGADVMACDAAPAAEARARAALGDAVALVADPAAVLRDATPDVVVASPGLAPTTPVLVAAAASGVPIWSEPELAWRLLDGRTRVLAVTGTNGKTTTTELLAGCLGVPAAGNIGQPLSTLVDDPPPLVVAELSSFQLHFTHTMRADVGVVLNVADDHLDWHGDRAAYAAAKARIWRGQRATGAAGLRGSDWAVSNLEDGGAARLLAEHPPPAAHAGFTLDAPPPDAVGVIDGALVERLTGDQPTPVLTLDALGVRGRHNVANATAVVAAAIAAGAPPGGLAHPLSAARVGAHRLETVAEHDGVRWVNDSKATNPHAAAAALRSFDSVIWIAGGLAKGVSFAPLAADLGTRVRLVLTIGQAGPAIAELARGQAVATLEVGTLDAAVAIARERARQGDVVLLAPACASMDQFVNYAARGDRFRELVADSVALSPTSRRGA from the coding sequence GTGAGTGGCGCGGTGGGCGGCATCAGGATCCTGGTGGCCGGACTCGGCGTGTCCGGGATCGCCGCAGCACGCGCCGCGGTGGCCGGCGGCGCCGACGTCATGGCCTGCGACGCCGCGCCCGCGGCGGAGGCACGCGCCCGTGCCGCGCTCGGCGACGCCGTCGCGCTGGTTGCCGACCCCGCGGCGGTGCTGCGCGACGCGACACCCGACGTGGTGGTGGCCAGCCCCGGGCTCGCACCGACGACGCCGGTGCTGGTGGCCGCCGCGGCGTCGGGCGTGCCGATCTGGAGCGAGCCCGAGCTCGCCTGGCGGCTGCTCGACGGCCGCACGCGGGTGCTGGCGGTGACGGGGACCAACGGCAAGACGACGACGACGGAGCTGCTCGCCGGATGCCTGGGCGTGCCGGCCGCCGGCAACATCGGCCAACCTCTGTCGACCCTGGTCGACGACCCGCCACCGCTGGTCGTCGCCGAGCTGTCGAGCTTCCAGTTGCACTTCACGCACACGATGCGGGCCGATGTGGGCGTCGTGCTGAACGTGGCCGACGATCATCTCGACTGGCACGGCGACCGGGCCGCCTACGCGGCGGCCAAGGCCCGCATCTGGCGGGGTCAGCGCGCGACCGGTGCCGCGGGCCTGCGCGGCAGCGACTGGGCGGTGTCGAACCTCGAGGACGGGGGTGCGGCCAGGCTGCTCGCCGAGCACCCGCCGCCGGCGGCGCACGCGGGGTTCACACTGGACGCGCCCCCACCGGATGCGGTCGGCGTGATCGACGGCGCGCTCGTCGAGCGGCTGACGGGCGACCAGCCGACGCCGGTGCTCACGCTAGACGCCCTGGGCGTCCGTGGCCGGCACAACGTCGCGAACGCCACCGCCGTCGTGGCCGCGGCGATCGCCGCAGGCGCCCCGCCGGGTGGCCTGGCGCATCCGCTGAGCGCCGCCCGGGTGGGCGCGCACCGCCTGGAGACGGTCGCCGAGCACGACGGTGTGCGCTGGGTCAACGACTCGAAGGCGACCAACCCACACGCCGCGGCCGCCGCCCTGCGCTCGTTCGATTCGGTCATCTGGATCGCCGGAGGGCTGGCCAAGGGCGTGTCGTTTGCGCCGCTCGCCGCCGACCTCGGGACTCGGGTCCGGCTGGTCCTCACGATCGGGCAGGCGGGTCCTGCGATCGCCGAGCTCGCCCGAGGCCAGGCGGTCGCGACCCTCGAGGTCGGCACGCTCGACGCCGCGGTCGCCATCGCGCGTGAACGCGCGCGTCAGGGCGACGTGGTGCTGCTGGCGCCGGCCTGCGCGTCGATGGACCAGTTCGTCAACTACGCCGCTCGGGGCGACCGCTTCCGGGAGCTCGTCGCCGACAGCGTAGCGCTGTCGCCCACCTCACGGAGGGGCGCATGA
- the mraY gene encoding phospho-N-acetylmuramoyl-pentapeptide-transferase: MRTILLAASLALVLSLIGTPVVIRFFRARGYGQLIREDGPTSHFVKRGTPTMGGAAIILAAVIAYLVATFLLGPRLSPGGLLVMGVLVGMGMVGFVDDLLKLRRNRSLGLNKTAKFIGQALIAVIFAFGAEYVADTSTYLSFIGATGIDLGPFFVIAIFLIFSGFSNAVNLTDGLDGLAAGASALVFGAYVVIAFWQFRHPEFYPAGVTIHANAIAIAAAAALGATLGFLWWNGPPAKIFMGDTGSLAIGGMLAAMSVLTETELLLVIIGGLFVVETVSVIAQVASFRMLHRRVFKMAPLHHHFELVGWQETTIIVRFWIVAGLAVAFGLGLFYNDFLAGGGIG, from the coding sequence GTGAGGACGATTCTGCTCGCCGCGAGCCTCGCGCTGGTGCTGTCGCTGATCGGCACGCCCGTGGTGATCCGCTTCTTCCGCGCCCGTGGCTACGGACAGCTGATCCGCGAGGACGGCCCCACGTCGCACTTCGTCAAGCGCGGCACGCCGACCATGGGGGGTGCGGCGATCATCCTGGCGGCCGTCATCGCCTACCTCGTCGCGACGTTCCTGCTGGGACCGCGCCTGTCGCCGGGCGGCCTGCTCGTGATGGGCGTGCTGGTCGGCATGGGCATGGTCGGCTTCGTCGACGACCTGCTCAAGCTGCGCCGCAACCGCAGCCTCGGGCTCAACAAGACGGCCAAGTTCATCGGCCAGGCGCTGATCGCGGTGATCTTCGCGTTCGGCGCGGAGTACGTCGCCGACACGTCGACCTACCTGTCGTTCATCGGGGCGACCGGCATCGACCTGGGCCCGTTCTTCGTGATCGCGATCTTCCTGATCTTCTCGGGGTTCTCCAACGCGGTGAACCTGACCGACGGGTTGGACGGCCTGGCGGCGGGGGCCAGCGCGCTGGTGTTCGGTGCGTACGTCGTGATCGCCTTCTGGCAGTTCCGCCATCCCGAGTTCTATCCGGCCGGCGTCACGATCCACGCCAACGCCATCGCCATCGCCGCTGCCGCGGCGCTGGGCGCCACGCTCGGGTTCCTGTGGTGGAACGGCCCGCCGGCGAAGATCTTCATGGGTGACACCGGATCGCTCGCGATCGGCGGGATGCTCGCCGCGATGTCAGTGCTGACCGAGACCGAGCTGCTACTGGTGATCATCGGCGGGCTGTTCGTCGTCGAGACGGTCAGCGTCATCGCGCAGGTCGCCAGCTTCCGCATGCTGCACCGCAGGGTGTTCAAGATGGCTCCGCTCCACCACCACTTCGAGCTCGTGGGGTGGCAGGAGACAACGATCATCGTGCGGTTCTGGATCGTCGCCGGGCTTGCGGTCGCGTTCGGCCTCGGGCTGTTCTACAACGACTTCCTCGCCGGTGGAGGCATCGGATGA
- the murF gene encoding UDP-N-acetylmuramoyl-tripeptide--D-alanyl-D-alanine ligase has protein sequence MIELTLEQLANVVGGDLLDGSAAAAVVHGVTIDSRTVAPGDLFVALVGTRTDGHRYVGQALAAGAAGALVAADRVDHVVPDAAAVVVDHPGDALLALGAWVRETADPTVIAVTGSNGKTTTKDLIAAALRDRAVVANEGSFNNELGVPLTCCRVTRDTEVLVSELGMRGVGQIAELAALLRPSIGIVTSVAAVHLELLGSIEAIAAAKGELVEALDPEGVAVLAADDPLVAAMADRTTARVVTFGRSADADFRATGIELDEAARARFVLDSPHGRHDVAVPVAGVHNVGNALAALAAATAAGVPLPAAIAGLGGATVSRWRLQLETVDGIRVFNDAYNANPTSVAAALRTLCAVPTPGRRWAVLGTMAEIGATSAEEHHRTGRVVADLGVDALVTVGLTAAGIAEGANANDPARCGQRWAVDDVETAAGLLADRVAAGDVVLVKASRSAGLERVVARLAELRTAGAATGERCW, from the coding sequence ATGATCGAGCTGACGCTGGAGCAGCTGGCCAACGTCGTTGGCGGTGACCTGCTCGACGGGTCCGCCGCGGCTGCGGTCGTGCACGGCGTGACGATCGACAGCAGGACCGTTGCACCCGGTGACCTGTTCGTCGCCCTCGTCGGCACGCGCACCGACGGCCACCGCTACGTCGGACAGGCGCTCGCGGCCGGCGCGGCCGGCGCGCTCGTGGCGGCTGACCGGGTAGACCACGTCGTGCCCGACGCGGCCGCGGTCGTCGTGGACCATCCCGGCGACGCCCTGCTCGCCCTCGGGGCCTGGGTGCGCGAGACAGCCGATCCGACGGTGATCGCGGTGACCGGATCGAACGGCAAGACGACCACCAAGGACCTGATCGCCGCGGCCCTGCGTGACCGCGCGGTCGTCGCCAACGAGGGGTCGTTCAACAACGAGCTCGGGGTCCCACTGACCTGCTGCCGCGTGACCCGGGACACGGAGGTCCTGGTCAGCGAGCTGGGCATGCGCGGCGTCGGCCAGATCGCCGAGCTCGCCGCATTGCTGCGACCGTCGATCGGCATCGTGACGTCGGTCGCCGCGGTGCACCTGGAGCTGCTCGGCAGCATCGAGGCCATCGCCGCCGCCAAGGGCGAGCTGGTCGAGGCGCTCGACCCGGAGGGCGTCGCCGTGCTCGCCGCCGACGACCCCCTCGTCGCGGCGATGGCGGACCGCACGACGGCGCGGGTGGTGACGTTCGGCCGGTCGGCCGACGCCGACTTCCGCGCCACCGGGATCGAGCTCGACGAGGCCGCCCGAGCGCGCTTCGTGCTCGACAGCCCCCACGGTCGCCACGACGTGGCCGTGCCCGTCGCCGGCGTGCACAACGTTGGCAACGCGCTGGCGGCCCTGGCCGCCGCGACCGCCGCGGGCGTCCCCCTGCCGGCGGCGATCGCGGGGCTGGGCGGTGCGACCGTGTCGCGGTGGCGCCTCCAGCTCGAGACGGTCGACGGCATCCGCGTGTTCAACGACGCCTACAACGCGAACCCGACGTCGGTCGCAGCGGCCCTGCGCACGTTGTGTGCCGTGCCGACGCCCGGCCGCCGCTGGGCGGTGCTCGGGACGATGGCGGAGATCGGCGCCACCAGCGCCGAGGAGCACCACCGGACCGGGCGGGTGGTGGCCGACCTCGGGGTCGACGCCCTCGTGACCGTCGGCCTCACCGCCGCCGGCATCGCCGAGGGCGCCAATGCGAACGACCCGGCACGTTGCGGGCAGCGTTGGGCCGTCGACGACGTCGAGACCGCCGCCGGGCTCCTCGCCGACCGTGTCGCCGCGGGGGACGTGGTCCTGGTCAAGGCCAGCCGGTCCGCCGGGCTCGAACGCGTCGTGGCGCGGCTCGCCGAACTGCGCACCGCCGGCGCGGCGACGGGGGAGCGGTGCTGGTGA
- a CDS encoding UDP-N-acetylmuramoyl-L-alanyl-D-glutamate--2,6-diaminopimelate ligase: MDVTGCEDGMDRGLTTAASRHAHERRVSCPTSPAPDLRWPVSSIPSSSAAPGGPVDAACPASLRSLAALTRGRLVGPHDGADVTVTDVTHDSRAAGPGVLFACRPGAHADGHDFAPDAVARGTSALLVERSLDLDVAQLQVDSVAARLGAVAAAVHRDPTAELDVVGVTGTNGKTTCATLLEGVLTAAGRRTGLIGTVATRIAGTQVPGVRTTPESTDLQRLLRRMVDERVTTVAMEVSSHGLALGRVNGTRFAVAVFTNLTHDHLDFHGTMDAYYAAKARLFTPGFSRLGVVNVDDAWGRRLAGEATIPVTTVSLAPEADADLVATAVTPGPQGSVVEVVVDSVAHRIEVGLSGRFNVCNALLVLAAARALGVPLTSVATTLRRPWSVPGRMESVDEGQAFTVLVDYAHTPDSLARVLEAAREAAAGRVLVVIGCGGDRDHEKRPAMGAVAVGGADRVVFTNDNPRGEDPEAILTAVADGARTVDGGRWTVEPDRRAAIATVLGEAASGDIVVIAGKGHETGQQLADRTIPFDDREVARELLRARVGDCA; this comes from the coding sequence ATGGACGTGACAGGATGCGAGGACGGCATGGACCGCGGGCTCACAACGGCAGCTTCCAGGCACGCCCATGAGCGCCGCGTATCCTGCCCTACGTCCCCAGCACCCGACCTTCGTTGGCCTGTGTCCTCCATTCCCTCGTCCTCCGCAGCGCCAGGCGGACCGGTCGACGCCGCCTGTCCGGCGTCGCTGCGCTCGCTCGCCGCGCTGACGCGTGGCCGGCTCGTCGGACCACACGACGGCGCCGACGTGACCGTGACGGACGTGACCCACGACAGCAGAGCGGCCGGCCCCGGCGTGCTGTTCGCGTGCCGGCCGGGCGCCCACGCGGACGGGCACGACTTCGCACCCGACGCGGTCGCGCGCGGTACGTCGGCGCTGCTCGTGGAGCGGTCGCTCGACCTCGACGTGGCGCAGCTGCAGGTCGACAGCGTCGCGGCGCGGCTCGGAGCGGTGGCCGCGGCGGTTCACCGCGACCCGACGGCGGAGCTCGACGTCGTGGGCGTGACGGGCACGAACGGCAAGACGACGTGCGCCACGCTGCTCGAGGGCGTGCTGACCGCCGCCGGCCGACGGACGGGGTTGATCGGCACCGTCGCCACCCGGATCGCCGGGACCCAGGTGCCGGGGGTGCGCACGACACCCGAGTCGACCGACCTCCAGAGGCTCCTCCGCCGGATGGTCGACGAACGGGTGACCACGGTGGCGATGGAGGTGTCCAGCCACGGCCTGGCACTGGGGCGGGTCAACGGCACCCGCTTCGCGGTCGCTGTGTTCACCAACCTCACCCACGACCACCTCGACTTCCACGGGACGATGGACGCCTACTACGCCGCCAAGGCGCGCCTGTTCACCCCCGGCTTCAGCCGGCTCGGCGTGGTCAACGTCGACGATGCCTGGGGACGCCGGCTGGCCGGTGAGGCGACCATCCCCGTGACCACCGTCTCACTCGCACCTGAGGCCGACGCAGACCTGGTCGCGACGGCCGTCACACCGGGACCGCAGGGGTCGGTCGTGGAGGTCGTTGTGGACAGCGTCGCCCACAGGATCGAGGTCGGCCTGTCCGGGCGGTTCAACGTGTGCAACGCCCTGCTCGTGCTGGCGGCGGCGCGCGCCCTCGGCGTGCCTCTGACGTCGGTCGCCACCACCCTCCGGCGGCCCTGGTCGGTGCCAGGCCGCATGGAGAGCGTCGACGAGGGCCAGGCATTCACGGTGCTCGTCGACTACGCCCACACGCCCGACTCGCTGGCGCGGGTGCTCGAGGCCGCCCGGGAGGCGGCAGCGGGACGCGTGCTGGTGGTCATCGGCTGTGGCGGTGACCGTGATCACGAGAAGCGCCCCGCGATGGGCGCCGTGGCAGTCGGCGGTGCGGACCGCGTGGTCTTCACCAACGACAACCCCCGCGGTGAGGACCCCGAAGCCATCCTCACCGCGGTCGCCGACGGCGCGCGCACCGTCGATGGCGGCCGGTGGACGGTCGAGCCTGACCGGCGGGCGGCCATCGCGACCGTGCTCGGGGAGGCCGCATCCGGTGACATCGTGGTGATCGCCGGCAAGGGCCATGAGACCGGTCAGCAGCTGGCCGACCGCACGATCCCGTTCGACGATCGTGAGGTCGCGCGCGAGCTGCTGCGCGCCAGGGTGGGAGACTGCGCATGA
- a CDS encoding penicillin-binding protein 2, which translates to MFYLLITLAMGWRLVDIQVLSASEYRERARSQTERDIELPAERGKVYDRTGEPLALSVPTATIVANPRQIREAGAKVDVREIARSLARVLPEATDDIEAKLRDDRGFVYLARQEPHDIGTRVAELDLPGVQVLDEPRRTYPAGPLGAQIVGFAGTDNVGLSGLEKQYDALLAGLPGRMIAQHAPQGLEISSAPRIGEPPVAGTDLVLTLDSEVQATTERLLADAVRHLRAKGASAVVIDVASSEILAMASMPGYAPENIGTAPGYARRNRVVTDAYEPGSVSKAVTVAAALEEGVVSPRSRLKIGATHTVGGKAFTDSHYTERATLAEIVRDSSNIGSIKLAQRLGPERLHAYLRRFGYGRATALAFPGETGGLLADVEDWSGTSLPTIAIGHGVSTSLFQVAQVYATIARGGAAQDPVLVRGTVGSDGTLQRATPGQRRRVVSERTARALSRMLVDVVEDGTGTDAAVPGYKVAGKTGTAQKPREDASGYEPGAYVGSFVGFAPADRPEVVVAVAVDESRRGYYGGLTAAPLFSDVMQFTLGHRRVPPNDPGELDDGDGPDV; encoded by the coding sequence GTGTTCTACCTGCTGATCACGCTCGCGATGGGGTGGCGCCTGGTCGACATCCAGGTGCTCTCGGCTTCCGAGTACCGCGAGCGCGCCCGCAGCCAGACCGAGCGGGACATCGAGCTCCCTGCCGAGCGCGGCAAGGTCTACGACCGCACGGGAGAGCCGCTGGCGCTGTCGGTTCCGACGGCCACGATCGTCGCCAATCCCCGCCAGATCAGGGAGGCCGGTGCGAAGGTCGACGTGCGTGAGATCGCCCGCAGCCTGGCGCGTGTGTTGCCGGAGGCCACCGACGACATCGAGGCGAAGCTGCGTGACGATCGCGGATTCGTGTATCTCGCGCGGCAGGAGCCCCACGACATCGGCACGCGCGTCGCCGAGCTCGATCTCCCGGGAGTGCAGGTCCTCGACGAACCTCGACGGACCTACCCGGCGGGCCCGCTGGGCGCGCAGATCGTCGGGTTCGCCGGCACCGACAACGTGGGTTTGTCCGGGCTCGAGAAGCAGTACGACGCGCTGCTCGCCGGACTGCCCGGCCGCATGATCGCGCAGCATGCCCCGCAGGGCCTGGAGATCAGCTCGGCGCCACGCATCGGCGAGCCACCGGTCGCCGGCACCGACCTCGTGCTGACGCTCGACAGCGAGGTGCAGGCGACGACCGAGCGGCTCCTGGCCGACGCGGTCAGGCACCTACGGGCCAAGGGCGCCTCGGCGGTCGTCATCGACGTCGCGTCCAGCGAGATCCTGGCGATGGCGTCGATGCCCGGCTACGCGCCTGAGAACATCGGCACCGCGCCAGGCTACGCCCGTCGCAACCGCGTCGTGACCGATGCCTACGAGCCGGGGAGCGTGAGCAAGGCGGTCACGGTCGCCGCCGCCCTCGAGGAGGGCGTCGTCTCCCCGCGGTCGCGCCTGAAGATCGGAGCGACGCACACGGTCGGCGGCAAGGCGTTCACGGACTCGCACTACACCGAACGGGCCACGCTGGCCGAGATCGTGCGGGACTCCTCGAACATCGGCAGCATCAAGCTGGCTCAGCGTCTGGGTCCCGAGCGGCTGCACGCGTATCTGCGCAGGTTCGGTTACGGCCGGGCGACGGCCCTGGCCTTCCCCGGTGAGACCGGCGGCCTGCTCGCGGACGTGGAGGACTGGTCCGGGACGAGCCTGCCGACGATCGCGATCGGGCACGGCGTGTCGACGAGCCTGTTCCAGGTCGCGCAGGTGTACGCCACGATCGCGCGCGGCGGCGCGGCGCAGGATCCGGTGCTCGTGCGCGGCACGGTGGGCAGCGACGGTACGCTGCAGCGCGCCACGCCGGGGCAGCGGAGACGGGTGGTTTCGGAACGTACCGCGCGGGCGCTGTCGCGGATGCTCGTCGACGTGGTCGAGGACGGCACCGGCACCGACGCGGCGGTGCCGGGCTACAAGGTCGCCGGCAAGACCGGGACGGCCCAGAAGCCCCGCGAGGACGCATCGGGGTACGAACCTGGCGCGTACGTCGGAAGCTTCGTGGGCTTCGCGCCCGCGGATCGGCCGGAGGTCGTCGTTGCGGTGGCCGTCGACGAGTCCAGGCGCGGCTACTACGGCGGGCTGACCGCGGCGCCGCTGTTCAGCGACGTGATGCAGTTCACTCTCGGTCACCGCCGCGTCCCGCCGAACGACCCGGGTGAGCTCGACGACGGGGACGGACCGGACGTATGA